In Rosa chinensis cultivar Old Blush chromosome 1, RchiOBHm-V2, whole genome shotgun sequence, a genomic segment contains:
- the LOC112181593 gene encoding LRR receptor-like serine/threonine-protein kinase EFR yields the protein MGRVLVMKLVLIYSLVLNSMSSFCCSFMQLNHPRLEGNETDRLALLAIKAQIQHDPNRVTSSWNETLHFCQWHGITCSRRHRQKVTKLDLGSLALGGSISPHIGNLSFLRVLIFENNSFTHHIPPQIGNLHRLQFKDNNFGGTLPTSISNLSINLRALALGGNHLHGSIPTGLGNLVNLQSLSMSRNSFTGSIPTDIGQLSGLERLFLNNNQLSGSIPSSFGNLTLLTLLQLQENNLQSSIPSSLGKCHWLNELVLSGNNLNGKIPPQVIGLSSLSTVLALNRNQFTGSLPMEIGKLKNLGQLDVSDNLLSGELPSSLSNCESLEVLHLQGNFFLGPIPSSMNELRGIRDLDLSRNNLLGEIPQFLEDLNLEYLNLSFNQFWGAVPTGGVFKNASATSVAGNARLCGGMASLRLPLCKLNESKGEALSRRMKLMISLVSGFSLLGLVVLSLFLLGKKKKETNLSTLGNSVLQVSYATLLRATDGFSSANLIGVGAFGSVYKGILADERVVVAVKVLNMLHQGAAKSFMAECEALRNIRHRNLVKILTACSSIDFGGNDFKALVYEVMDNGSLEEWLHPSTGTGEATEAPKILSLIQRLNIAIDVASALDYLHNHCETPIVHCDLKPSNVLMDGDLTGHVSDFGLSRFLSEPTMSVSGNQSSSIGIRGSVGYAAPEYGMGSEVSTYGDVYSFGIVLLEMFTGKRPTDHMFSDSLNLHNYVKTALPELVSEISESLVLQEGTTNVTEAHRHSRLTVTAQKIEECLTLILGIGIACSVESPTNRKDISDVASELQSIRRNLLN from the exons ATGGGGagagttttggttatgaaatTGGTTTTGATATACTCATTAGTTTTAAATTCCATGTCCAGTTTCTGTTGTAGCTTCATGCAATTGAACCATCCTAGACTCGAAGGGAATGAGACGGATAGGCTGGCATTGCTAGCAATCAAAGCTCAAATACAACATGATCCCAACCGGGTCACAAGCTCATGGAATGAAACCCTTCACTTTTGCCAGTGGCACGGCATCACCTGCAGTCGACGACATCGCCAAAAGGTGACGAAGCTGGACTTGGGCTCTCTAGCTTTGGGGGGATCCATATCTCCACACATCGGAAATCTAAGCTTCTTAAGAGTGCTAATTTTCGAGAACAATAGCTTCACTCATCACATCCCTCCTCAAATTGGGAATTTGCATAGATTGCAG TTCAAGGACAATAATTTTGGAGGGACGTTGCCCACATCAATATCCAATCTCTCAATCAATCTCCGAGCGCTTGCACTTGGAGGAAACCACCTACATGGAAGCATCCCAACTGGATTAGGGAATCTTGTCAACCTGCAATCACTCTCTATGTCAAGAAACTCCTTCACAGGTAGCATCCCCACAGACATTGGGCAGCTTTCAGGGCTTGAGCGATTGTTTCTTAACAACAACCAATTATCAGGGagcattccatcttcttttggAAATTTAACATTGTTAACACTTCTCCAATTGCAAGAAAATAATCTACAGAGTAGCATCCCGTCCAGCCTAGGGAAATGCCACTGGTTAAACGAATTAGTTCTTTCAGGAAACAATCTGAATGGCAAGATACCGCCCCAAGTTATTGGCCTCTCATCTTTATCAACAGTTTTGGCATTGAACAGAAACCAATTCACTGGTTCCCTTCCGATGGAGATTGGGAAACTGAAGAATTTAGGTCAACTGGACGTTTCTGACAATTTGTTATCAGGAGAACTTCCCAGTAGCCTCAGCAATTGCGAGAGCTTAGAAGTACTACACTTGCAAGGCAACTTCTTCTTGGGACCCATTCCTTCATCTATGAATGAATTGAGAGGGATTCGAGATTTAGACCTTTCTCGCAACAATTTGTTGGGAGAGATTCCACAATTTCTTGAGGATCTGAACTTGGAGTACCTGAACCTCTCCTTCAACCAGTTTTGGGGAGCAGTACCAACTGGCGGTGTTTTTAAGAATGCAAGTGCGACTTCAGTTGCTGGAAATGCTAGACTCTGCGGAGGTATGGCTAGTCTTCGACTTCCTCTATGCAAGCTTAATGAGTCTAAAGGAGAAGCCCTATCTCGTAGAATGAAGCTAATGATCTCTCTAGTCTCCGGGTTCAGCCTTTTGGGATTGGTGGTGctgtctctttttcttcttggtaagaaaaagaaagaaactaattTAAGCACTTTGGGGAACTCTGTTTTGCAAGTTTCATATGCGACACTCCTCAGAGCTACCGATGGTTTTTCTTCAGCTAATTTGATCGGTGTGGGTGCTTTTGGGTCTGTGTACAAAGGAATCCTTGCTGATGAAAGAGTTGTTGTCGCTGTGAAGGTGCTTAACATGTTACACCAGGGAGCAGCTAAGAGTTTCATGGCCGAATGTGAGGCATTGAGAAATATCAGACATCGAAATTTGGTCAAGATCTTAACTGCATGTTCAAGTATTGATTTTGGCGGCAATGATTTCAAGGCTCTTGTTTACGAGGTCATGGACAATGGGAGCTTAGAAGAGTGGTTGCATCCATCTACTGGAACTGGAGAGGCAACAGAAGCACCCAAAATTTTAAGTCTTATTCAGAGGCTCAACATTGCCATTGATGTTGCTAGTGCATTGGATTATCTTCACAACCATTGTGAAACACCGATCGTTCATTGTGATCTCAAGCCAAGTAATGTTCTCATGGATGGTGACCTGACTGGACATGTTTCTGACTTTGGGCTGTCAAGGTTTCTCTCAGAACCAACCATGAGTGTTTCTGGAAATCAATCAAGCTCTATTGGAATTAGAGGATCGGTTGGTTATGCTGCACCAG AGTATGGTATGGGAAGTGAGGTATCCACATACGGGGATGTCTACAGCTTTGGCATTGTCTTGTTAGAAATGTTTACGGGGAAGCGACCCACTGATCACATGTTTAGTGACAGCTTGAATCTTCATAATTATGTGAAGACAGCCCTCCCTGAACTAGTTTCAGAGATTTCAGAATCACTTGTTCTTCAAGAAGGCACCactaatgtcactgaagctcacAGGCACAGCCGATTGACTGTGACAGCACAGAAAATTGAAGAGTGCTTGACTCTGATACTTGGTATAGGAATTGCATGTTCTGTTGAATCCCCCACAAACAGAAAGGATATAAGTGATGTTGCATCTGAATTGCAATCCATTAGGCGCAATCTTCTCAACTAG
- the LOC121052208 gene encoding uncharacterized protein LOC121052208, whose translation MKTLAALPLALTVVPPPQVGNKQSRSGRLPTPRHLGQFPPITFEPSSLRVHLPLSRSAAVINDYGGRIVLLCPDRGDAYGGPNKPSNLRPLDSILFLPSTVLVLSRLEPSSWEGCLQSSWWPDWWRLDFQISELDGGGGLYYGREVFTIRLPSSRSIAARWCSPKSGDRHHASSSLGWSWPLEALKSSCLMEALEVRKILLQFARAETRGVRPRSEGLETSNFASRRTGGGTPCIVPDNGVFPMGMPTSWRFGRLPAILVEREACWWVLGLLGLLVLKSSFGLESLGSGMSIGSLYPFFN comes from the coding sequence ATGAAAACCTTAGCAGCGCTCCCTCTCGCGCTAACTGTAGTGCCGCCTCCCCAGGTCGGTAATAAGCAGAGCCGCTCTGGCCGGCTTCCAACCCCAAGGCATTTGGGTCAGTTTCCTCCCATAACTTTTGAGCCTTCTAGTCTTCGGGTTCACCTACCCCTGTCAAGATCTGCTGCTGTTATCAATGACTATGGCGGCAGGATTGTTCTATTATGCCCAGACCGTGGAGACGCCTACGGCGGTCCAAACAAGCCTTCAAACCTCAGACCTTTGGATTCGATCCTTTTTCTCCCGTCGACTGTCCTTGTGTTGTCAAGACTTGAACCGTCCTCTTGGGAAGGCTGCCTGCAATCGTCGTGGTGGCCTGATTGGTGGAGGCTCGATTTTCAGATCTCTGAACTGGATGGTGGCGGTGGCCTATACTATGGTAGAGAGGTTTTTACAATCAGGTTACCTTCGTCAAGAAGCATAGCTGCTCGATGGTGCAGTCCAAAGTCTGGGGATCGTCACCATGCTTCATCGTCGTTGGGTTGGTCTTGGCCGCTGGAGGCGTTGAAGTCAAGCTGTTTGATGGAGGCGCTGGAGGTGCGAAAAATTCTGCTCCAATTTGCAAGGGCAGAGACTAGAGGCGTCAGGCCTCGATCTGAGGGTCTGGAGACAAGCAATTTTGCATCCCGCCGGACTGGTGGTGGAACACCATGCATCGTGCCGGACAATGGTGTCTTCCCGATGGGGATGCCCACATCATGGCGGTTTGGACGGCTGCCGGCGATTTTGGTGGAGAGGGAAGCATGCTGGTGGGTCCTGGGGCTTCTTGGGCTGCTAGTTCTGAAATCAAGTTTTGGGCTAGAATCTCTTGGATCCGGCATGAGCATTGGGTCTTTGTACCCATTcttcaattag